From one Leptospira licerasiae serovar Varillal str. VAR 010 genomic stretch:
- a CDS encoding response regulator translates to MEKAILFVDDEALILMSMKSQVKRHLGDTYRYETALDASEAMQIIEELVTEGVKILIVISDWLMPNIKGDEFLRIVHQRYPEIQKIIITGHADIASVEALKKEINLYSYLKKPWDEKELVTTITSALK, encoded by the coding sequence GTGGAGAAAGCGATTCTTTTTGTTGATGATGAAGCGCTCATTTTGATGAGTATGAAATCCCAAGTCAAAAGACATCTGGGTGATACTTATCGTTATGAGACTGCTCTAGATGCGTCCGAAGCGATGCAGATCATTGAAGAATTAGTAACGGAAGGAGTCAAGATCCTGATCGTAATTTCCGACTGGCTGATGCCTAATATCAAGGGAGACGAATTTTTGAGAATCGTTCACCAAAGATATCCGGAGATCCAAAAGATCATCATCACTGGTCATGCTGACATCGCTTCCGTCGAAGCTTTAAAGAAAGAGATCAATTTATACAGCTACTTGAAAAAGCCTTGGGACGAAAAAGAATTAGTAACCACCATCACCTCAGCCCTTAAATAA
- a CDS encoding methyl-accepting chemotaxis protein: protein MSIRYRISLYLAIVLLTGSFVLAGINSFSSYFSLKSQVDSGSTMAGKRYEYEISNFLNSVLGSLRGFQFMLETSHPNREEVIFSLKKLAETDAHFFGTWVLYEPNAFDGQDARYKNTPYHDSTGRFIPYWNRATGELKITFAESYDVDDTISFYYRIPKKTQKDFISDPYVYSVSGKDVLMVSMVKPILRNGKFVGTVGTDIAMENLQELLGPIRPFRGEGYLALVSPDGLYAANGGDPSLVGKAIPEENIRTQVKELSLKGEDFQIKGSGHTRYFFPFLLGNYDKPWAVEVSIPDSIFWSDMRGVILQTILSSLVIMVVILIILNLIFNRLITTGLLEAIGFSEKIADGDLTSHIEIAREDEIGKLLKSMDMMKVNLARIILDIKTSSTKLNSTSDQMAESSRNFSDVAQAQASAAEESSAAVEELAASAENVRRSMEKAIENMKEIDTNVVLLREQIGTINNEMQTLSQVASESQERAVTGENAMGATNQAMDEIGESASRINEILSIITEISEKTNLLALNAAIEAARAGEAGKGFAVVAEEIGKLASQTSSSVQEIGELVDSTNNAVHNGNTKVKEASDILRKLRTSVDSFGLSAKKVLESVRTQEKNTQDIHQSANFLMSFSLQIEEAVQEQKRATDEITKTIVSISEGTQEVASGADDLTSYSGEMHQQSEGLLKSVDKFKL, encoded by the coding sequence ATGAGTATCAGATATAGGATTTCGCTTTATTTGGCGATCGTACTTTTGACAGGATCTTTTGTTCTGGCAGGTATCAATTCGTTTTCCTCTTATTTCAGTTTGAAGTCCCAGGTAGATTCGGGATCTACCATGGCCGGTAAACGTTACGAATATGAAATTTCAAATTTTCTGAATTCAGTTTTGGGGTCTTTAAGGGGATTTCAATTCATGTTGGAAACTTCCCATCCAAATAGAGAGGAAGTGATATTTTCACTCAAAAAGTTAGCCGAAACAGACGCTCATTTTTTTGGGACCTGGGTATTGTATGAGCCCAACGCTTTTGACGGACAGGATGCGAGATATAAAAATACTCCCTACCATGATTCCACAGGCAGGTTTATCCCTTATTGGAATAGGGCGACAGGCGAACTGAAGATCACATTTGCCGAATCTTACGATGTGGACGATACGATCAGTTTTTATTATCGAATTCCAAAAAAGACCCAGAAAGATTTTATCTCGGATCCTTATGTGTATTCAGTAAGCGGAAAAGATGTGCTGATGGTCTCCATGGTAAAGCCGATCCTAAGAAACGGAAAATTTGTAGGAACTGTCGGAACCGACATCGCTATGGAAAATCTCCAGGAACTTCTGGGGCCGATCAGACCGTTTAGGGGAGAAGGTTATCTCGCCTTGGTTTCGCCTGACGGACTGTATGCCGCGAACGGAGGAGATCCTTCTTTAGTGGGGAAGGCAATTCCGGAAGAAAATATTCGGACCCAGGTAAAAGAACTAAGTCTGAAAGGAGAGGATTTTCAGATCAAGGGTTCTGGCCATACTAGATATTTTTTCCCGTTTTTATTAGGAAATTATGATAAACCCTGGGCAGTAGAAGTATCGATCCCTGATTCTATTTTTTGGTCAGATATGAGGGGAGTGATCCTGCAGACAATTTTGTCCTCGTTAGTGATCATGGTAGTGATTTTGATCATTCTAAATTTGATCTTCAACCGACTGATTACTACCGGGTTATTGGAGGCGATCGGTTTTTCCGAGAAGATTGCAGATGGGGATCTGACCTCTCATATAGAAATTGCAAGAGAAGATGAGATAGGGAAACTACTGAAATCCATGGATATGATGAAGGTGAATCTTGCACGTATCATCTTGGATATTAAGACATCTTCTACAAAGTTGAATAGCACTTCGGATCAAATGGCGGAGTCCAGTCGCAATTTTTCCGATGTAGCGCAGGCGCAAGCTTCTGCCGCGGAGGAATCTTCCGCAGCGGTTGAAGAGCTTGCAGCATCGGCGGAGAATGTCCGTAGATCTATGGAGAAAGCGATAGAGAACATGAAGGAGATAGATACGAACGTAGTTCTTCTTCGTGAACAGATCGGGACTATTAATAATGAAATGCAGACATTGTCTCAGGTAGCATCAGAATCCCAAGAGAGAGCAGTGACAGGTGAGAATGCGATGGGTGCAACGAACCAGGCAATGGATGAGATTGGGGAAAGTGCTAGCCGTATTAATGAGATCTTATCTATCATCACAGAGATCTCTGAAAAGACAAACTTACTTGCATTGAATGCAGCTATTGAAGCGGCGCGTGCCGGAGAAGCAGGTAAGGGTTTTGCAGTAGTTGCGGAAGAGATAGGTAAACTTGCCTCCCAGACATCTTCTTCTGTGCAAGAGATAGGAGAGCTTGTGGATTCCACGAACAATGCGGTCCATAACGGTAACACAAAGGTAAAAGAAGCAAGTGATATACTTCGTAAGCTTAGGACCTCTGTGGATTCCTTCGGATTATCAGCGAAGAAGGTATTGGAATCAGTTCGTACCCAAGAAAAGAACACACAAGACATCCATCAATCGGCGAACTTTTTGATGAGTTTCAGTTTGCAAATAGAAGAAGCAGTTCAGGAACAGAAGAGAGCAACCGACGAGATCACTAAGACGATAGTGAGTATTTCAGAAGGAACCCAGGAAGTTGCTTCCGGGGCTGACGATCTCACTTCTTATTCTGGCGAAATGCACCAACAATCCGAAGGTCTTCTTAAGTCAGTGGATAAATTTAAACTGTAA
- a CDS encoding OsmC family protein encodes MANTVFESKASWAGGLKLNLQSRNHKWVVDEPEILGGTDQGPNPVELVLGGLASCVGVLVSLYAPAHKVELKDFHVFVEGDLDLDGFQELAPVRPGFSQIRYRVDIQTDSPKENVDSLLAHIERICPVKDTLSGVGVLSEKSGSSVAA; translated from the coding sequence ATGGCGAATACTGTATTTGAAAGTAAGGCTTCTTGGGCGGGAGGTTTAAAATTAAACCTACAATCCAGGAATCATAAATGGGTGGTGGACGAACCTGAAATTTTAGGCGGGACGGACCAAGGACCGAATCCAGTTGAACTCGTGTTAGGTGGACTTGCAAGTTGTGTCGGAGTCTTGGTTTCTCTTTATGCTCCGGCTCATAAGGTAGAATTGAAGGATTTCCACGTATTCGTGGAAGGAGACCTGGATCTGGACGGATTCCAAGAGTTGGCCCCCGTGCGCCCTGGATTTTCTCAGATCCGTTATAGGGTGGATATCCAAACGGATTCTCCTAAAGAAAATGTGGATTCACTACTTGCTCATATAGAAAGGATCTGCCCTGTGAAGGATACTTTATCCGGAGTAGGAGTATTATCCGAAAAATCTGGATCTTCTGTTGCAGCTTAA
- a CDS encoding YdeI/OmpD-associated family protein, which produces MNPKVDFFFNKAKQWKEEYEALRKIALASGLTEELKWGQPCYTSQNNNIVLIHGFKEYCAFLFFKGALLKDPKGILIQQTKNVQSARQIRFTNLKEIDKLKTSLKAYIKNAIDVEKSGQKVNFKKTKEFDMPEEFLNKLEESPDLKSAFDSLTPGRQRGYLLHFSSAKQSKTREARIQKYIPHILKGKGLDD; this is translated from the coding sequence ATGAATCCTAAGGTTGATTTCTTTTTTAATAAGGCAAAACAATGGAAGGAAGAATATGAGGCATTACGTAAAATTGCCTTAGCTTCCGGGCTTACCGAAGAATTAAAATGGGGTCAACCTTGTTATACATCCCAAAACAATAATATAGTTTTGATACATGGATTTAAGGAATATTGTGCGTTCTTGTTTTTTAAGGGTGCTTTGTTAAAAGATCCTAAAGGAATACTTATCCAACAGACTAAGAATGTCCAGTCCGCTCGCCAGATACGATTTACAAATCTAAAGGAAATAGATAAACTCAAAACTTCTTTAAAAGCTTATATCAAAAATGCGATCGATGTGGAAAAGTCGGGTCAGAAAGTAAATTTCAAAAAGACCAAAGAATTTGATATGCCGGAAGAATTCCTAAACAAACTAGAGGAATCTCCGGACTTAAAATCGGCTTTTGATTCTTTGACTCCGGGTAGGCAAAGAGGTTACCTTCTTCATTTTTCTTCCGCAAAACAATCTAAGACCAGAGAGGCGAGGATACAAAAATACATCCCTCATATTCTGAAAGGCAAGGGATTAGATGATTAA
- a CDS encoding peroxidase family protein, protein MIKIIFENDKEVFLEPSELNKSLLQISLDAGIPHIHACGGNARCSTCRVLIQDGDEHLLPRNEKETTLAQKKGFPDNVRLACQTKTEGDVVLRRLVIDEADKALASTFSDLISGIEKPVAILFSDIRGFTGFSESHLPYDVVHILNRYFYRMGDKVLKYGGIIDKYIGDGLMAIFGLEDPDPVRVNLNAIRSALEMRSELENLNIYLQNHLGSEFEIGIGINYGTAILGKLGHPLSMSFTAIGDTVNSASRIETTTKKAGAKILISEKVYESVKDRIRKGRSFETKLKGKTGNYRVHEVLGTKNNCEGSVWQETGYRLWDIIDPTEAGAWLRMVFHASSIFSADGEWLGLEGSIRFPTILNDENNRGVTKQIESIIHLKEELEKEGRVGIPSLADMIALSGAIALQKAGGPQVHILPGRKDSNYPSGRMLMPVDSPDVKDSLDYFSMMGFSARDTVLLLGVHTLGWHSKGSFTETPNIFNNHYFRDLLLDGGVRMLATDRALLGSEETKRMVMEYALNESLFFKDFQSLYQRLVEQKRLEES, encoded by the coding sequence ATGATAAAGATTATTTTCGAAAACGATAAGGAAGTATTCCTCGAACCTTCCGAATTAAACAAGTCATTATTACAAATTTCCTTAGACGCAGGGATCCCTCATATACACGCATGTGGAGGTAACGCGCGTTGCTCTACTTGCAGGGTATTGATCCAAGATGGGGACGAACATCTTCTTCCCCGCAACGAAAAAGAAACGACGTTAGCTCAAAAGAAAGGTTTTCCGGATAACGTAAGACTCGCATGCCAAACTAAAACAGAGGGTGACGTAGTACTCCGAAGGTTGGTCATAGACGAAGCGGACAAGGCGCTTGCTTCTACCTTTTCGGATCTTATCTCAGGAATCGAAAAACCAGTTGCGATCTTATTCAGCGATATTAGAGGTTTCACCGGTTTTTCGGAAAGTCATTTGCCTTATGATGTAGTTCATATTCTAAACCGTTACTTTTATAGAATGGGAGATAAGGTCCTAAAATACGGAGGGATCATCGATAAATATATAGGAGACGGACTCATGGCTATCTTCGGTTTAGAAGATCCGGATCCGGTCCGAGTAAATCTAAATGCGATCCGTTCCGCGCTGGAGATGAGATCCGAATTAGAAAATCTGAATATTTATCTCCAAAATCATTTGGGTTCCGAATTCGAGATCGGGATCGGGATCAATTACGGAACTGCAATCTTAGGAAAATTAGGTCATCCTTTAAGCATGTCATTCACTGCGATAGGCGACACAGTCAACTCCGCAAGTAGGATCGAAACTACCACAAAAAAGGCAGGAGCAAAGATCTTAATTTCCGAAAAGGTTTATGAATCCGTAAAGGATAGGATCCGAAAAGGAAGAAGTTTCGAAACAAAACTGAAAGGTAAAACCGGAAATTATAGGGTCCACGAAGTATTAGGGACCAAAAACAATTGTGAAGGAAGTGTTTGGCAGGAAACGGGATATCGATTATGGGACATCATCGATCCTACGGAAGCGGGGGCTTGGCTTCGTATGGTATTTCATGCTTCCTCTATCTTTTCTGCAGATGGAGAATGGTTGGGCCTTGAAGGTTCTATCCGCTTCCCGACCATCCTAAATGACGAGAACAATCGTGGAGTCACCAAACAAATAGAATCGATTATACATTTGAAAGAAGAATTGGAAAAAGAAGGAAGAGTCGGAATTCCTTCTCTCGCAGATATGATCGCCCTTTCAGGAGCCATCGCTCTCCAAAAAGCGGGAGGACCTCAGGTCCATATTCTGCCCGGAAGAAAGGATTCCAATTATCCAAGCGGAAGAATGTTAATGCCTGTGGATAGTCCGGATGTAAAAGATTCTCTGGATTATTTTTCTATGATGGGATTTTCCGCAAGAGATACGGTTTTGCTATTGGGAGTTCACACATTGGGTTGGCATTCCAAGGGTTCTTTTACCGAGACTCCAAATATATTCAATAATCATTATTTTAGGGACCTACTCTTGGATGGCGGCGTTAGAATGCTCGCTACCGACAGGGCGCTATTAGGCTCCGAAGAGACTAAAAGAATGGTGATGGAATACGCACTTAACGAGTCCTTATTTTTCAAAGACTTCCAGAGTCTTTACCAAAGATTAGTAGAACAAAAACGATTGGAAGAATCCTGA
- a CDS encoding DUF1801 domain-containing protein — protein sequence MIKKKTAAKKKSTKPSAKKSAKPNKATAKKTVIKKKQPVLLSGGNPQIAKGDGDGPVQEYISALPGWKKDIGRKLDEIITRTVPYVYKAVKWNSPLYGIKGDGWFLGIHVFNKYVKVAFFKGSYLQPLPPGESKQKEVRYLDIKEKDQIDETQLSSWIKQAIKLPGEKM from the coding sequence ATGATTAAGAAAAAGACTGCAGCAAAGAAAAAATCCACAAAACCTTCTGCTAAAAAATCAGCTAAACCAAACAAGGCAACTGCAAAGAAGACTGTAATTAAGAAGAAGCAACCTGTCTTACTTTCCGGTGGAAATCCCCAAATCGCAAAAGGTGATGGAGACGGCCCTGTCCAGGAATATATCTCCGCCTTGCCGGGTTGGAAAAAGGATATTGGCCGTAAACTGGACGAAATTATAACTCGCACGGTTCCTTACGTATATAAGGCAGTAAAATGGAACTCTCCTTTATATGGAATCAAAGGAGATGGCTGGTTTTTAGGAATTCATGTATTTAATAAATATGTTAAGGTTGCATTCTTTAAAGGAAGTTATCTGCAACCGCTTCCACCCGGTGAATCCAAACAAAAGGAAGTTCGTTATCTGGACATCAAAGAGAAGGACCAAATTGACGAGACCCAACTTTCTTCTTGGATCAAACAGGCTATTAAATTACCCGGCGAAAAAATGTAA
- the hisC gene encoding histidinol-phosphate transaminase, with protein sequence MRFQPALDKIPAYEAGKPIELVVREYGISPEKVLKLASNENPYGVSPKVSEVIKEAVYKMPLYPDDSYKALKDALAKAHGVDEKNVIQGNGSDQIFDFATRSVLSPGDKVLQNGKTFSMYSIYAGQCGAETIQTDSELHDLDQFLDLYKKHSPKIIFICTPCNPIGDALDQSDLYTFLQKISSDTMVVLDAAYMEFGKTRDPKKEVQAADVISKFPNVLYTNTFSKIYGLGGMRIGYGIASEEMIRAFYKLRPPFNVSQLSQLAATAALSDREFVENYLRSNLKEMIRYEEFAKKKELFYFESYANFITIKLDKAKLDSSQTFETLLKEGIILRNLKSYGLNALRITVGRPEQNDRVLERLSELL encoded by the coding sequence ATGAGATTCCAACCCGCTTTAGACAAAATCCCGGCTTATGAGGCCGGCAAACCGATAGAATTAGTCGTACGTGAATACGGAATTTCTCCCGAAAAAGTCCTCAAGCTTGCCTCTAATGAGAATCCTTACGGAGTATCTCCCAAGGTTTCCGAAGTCATCAAAGAAGCGGTATATAAGATGCCTTTGTATCCGGACGATTCCTATAAGGCTTTAAAGGATGCACTTGCAAAAGCTCACGGGGTAGATGAGAAAAACGTAATACAAGGGAATGGAAGCGACCAGATATTCGATTTTGCGACCAGATCGGTTTTAAGTCCCGGAGATAAGGTCCTACAAAACGGAAAAACATTCTCAATGTATTCTATTTATGCGGGGCAATGCGGTGCGGAGACGATTCAAACCGACTCGGAACTTCATGATCTAGACCAGTTTTTGGACCTATATAAAAAACATTCTCCGAAGATCATATTCATCTGTACTCCTTGTAATCCGATCGGAGATGCCTTGGATCAGTCTGATCTATACACTTTTCTCCAAAAAATCTCCTCCGATACGATGGTCGTATTGGACGCGGCTTATATGGAATTCGGAAAAACCAGAGATCCTAAAAAGGAAGTCCAAGCGGCAGATGTAATTTCAAAATTTCCTAATGTTTTGTATACTAATACGTTCTCTAAAATTTACGGATTAGGCGGAATGAGGATCGGATACGGTATCGCTTCGGAGGAAATGATCCGTGCATTCTATAAGTTGAGACCTCCGTTCAATGTTTCGCAACTTTCTCAGTTGGCGGCGACAGCGGCATTGAGCGATAGAGAGTTTGTGGAAAATTATCTGAGATCAAACTTAAAAGAAATGATCCGATACGAAGAGTTCGCAAAGAAGAAGGAACTCTTTTACTTCGAATCCTATGCTAACTTTATCACGATCAAATTAGACAAAGCGAAATTGGATTCCTCCCAAACCTTCGAAACATTGCTGAAGGAAGGGATCATTTTAAGAAATCTGAAAAGTTACGGATTGAATGCCTTGAGAATAACGGTAGGAAGGCCGGAACAGAACGACAGAGTATTAGAAAGGCTTTCGGAACTTCTATAG
- a CDS encoding ATP-binding protein yields MSLRTRFSLYCAIVLFAFSVLLTLLVAVAAFYDSKVSSQEAAFAKAAGASFEVRKIFSEAISKVGEVKTRWELTRPSRASVEKDLVDLFQNDKRFLGAGAVFEPNLFDGKDAYFIGRKGSNSKGRFVPYFHRSIKNPDEISLEESVYYDNTDESGNYYQIPKATLSDFVGEPYFYPLEGVNVFMISLIRPISRQGRFIGIVGLDLKLSDLEEELFSKRPFGDGHLALISPGGKYAVHGAKGILQGKNAGTHEVRDSIQKSLSSGQPFAYTVEGGNSYIFPFSMGTYGKNWAIEVYVPDSVLWNDLGPVILRCLLITFALLPICLYFLDRFFCKYVSEGLSEATTFADSLGAGNYSVQIPTRNFQDEIYHLFTTLENMKEKLLAAIDQQIRSEKILRESAEIYSRNEIIRLQKEELEEALGELKTAQETLLRNERLAAIGRISGAVSHQINNPLGAIGASRENISFYVKRITALLPFLFEYLSQATEPEREFFNITLKRTLENHKEQIGKKFRETRHSIEAFLKQEEIDNASDKAAVVAELGFADCPEFILQLCRCSEWDRISEFLMAVRGLEISEEVIHRSTDRMYKIVSALETYSGIAKEDKERWVKVSDTMEVVLGVYEGAGGNRVTVERNYISEATMRCIPEDLVRLWTQIVDNAYQAMSGEGKLKVSIYDAESKIICEVEDSGSGIPKNIREQVGEVLSSGKSEGEGAGIGLAVAASISKKYGGSWNWESEPGCTIFRFSFPKTE; encoded by the coding sequence ATGAGCCTTCGAACGCGCTTTTCTCTTTATTGCGCTATTGTTTTATTTGCATTCTCTGTCCTGCTAACTCTGTTGGTAGCTGTAGCTGCGTTCTATGATTCCAAAGTATCTTCCCAAGAAGCTGCATTTGCTAAGGCAGCAGGCGCATCCTTCGAAGTTCGTAAAATTTTTTCGGAAGCGATTTCCAAAGTGGGAGAAGTTAAAACTCGTTGGGAACTTACTCGCCCTTCCCGAGCATCCGTTGAAAAGGATCTAGTGGATCTTTTTCAAAATGATAAAAGATTTTTAGGAGCAGGTGCGGTTTTTGAACCGAATCTTTTCGATGGAAAGGATGCTTATTTTATCGGTCGCAAGGGTTCCAACTCCAAAGGGAGATTCGTTCCGTATTTTCACAGAAGTATTAAAAATCCCGATGAGATCAGCTTAGAAGAAAGTGTATACTATGATAATACCGACGAAAGTGGGAATTATTACCAGATCCCTAAAGCTACGTTAAGCGACTTTGTCGGAGAACCTTATTTTTATCCGTTAGAAGGAGTGAACGTTTTTATGATTTCCTTGATCCGACCAATCAGTCGACAAGGCAGATTTATAGGAATCGTAGGATTAGATCTCAAACTTTCGGATCTGGAAGAAGAACTATTTTCCAAGAGGCCGTTCGGTGACGGACATCTGGCTTTGATCTCTCCCGGTGGAAAATACGCAGTTCATGGGGCCAAAGGAATTTTGCAGGGTAAGAATGCAGGAACTCATGAAGTAAGAGATTCCATCCAAAAATCATTATCGTCGGGACAACCTTTCGCATATACAGTAGAAGGTGGGAATTCCTACATATTCCCGTTCAGCATGGGAACATACGGGAAGAACTGGGCCATAGAAGTATATGTGCCGGATTCCGTTTTGTGGAACGATCTTGGGCCTGTCATTCTAAGATGTTTACTCATTACATTCGCACTTCTGCCTATATGTTTGTATTTTTTAGATAGGTTCTTTTGCAAATACGTATCGGAAGGATTATCGGAAGCCACTACTTTTGCAGATTCATTAGGTGCAGGGAATTATTCCGTTCAGATACCGACTAGAAACTTCCAAGACGAGATCTATCATCTATTTACTACGTTAGAAAATATGAAGGAGAAGTTGCTGGCCGCGATAGATCAACAGATCCGGTCCGAAAAGATCCTAAGGGAATCTGCGGAGATCTATTCTCGTAACGAGATCATTCGCCTACAAAAAGAAGAATTGGAGGAAGCTTTAGGCGAATTAAAAACGGCTCAGGAAACATTACTAAGGAACGAAAGATTAGCCGCGATAGGTAGGATTTCGGGAGCTGTCAGTCATCAGATAAATAATCCACTGGGAGCAATCGGCGCTTCCAGGGAGAATATTTCCTTTTATGTAAAGAGGATTACGGCGCTTCTTCCTTTTCTTTTCGAATATTTGAGCCAAGCTACCGAGCCTGAAAGGGAATTTTTCAATATCACATTAAAAAGAACATTAGAGAATCATAAAGAACAGATCGGCAAAAAATTCAGAGAAACCAGGCATTCCATTGAGGCTTTTTTGAAACAAGAAGAGATCGATAATGCGAGCGATAAGGCTGCTGTCGTGGCCGAGTTAGGATTCGCTGATTGTCCGGAGTTCATTCTTCAATTATGTAGGTGTTCTGAATGGGATCGTATCTCCGAGTTTTTGATGGCTGTCCGAGGACTGGAAATTTCGGAAGAAGTCATTCATAGATCTACTGATAGGATGTACAAGATCGTATCCGCATTGGAAACCTATTCCGGGATAGCTAAAGAAGACAAAGAAAGATGGGTTAAGGTCTCGGACACAATGGAAGTTGTGTTAGGGGTTTATGAAGGCGCCGGTGGGAATAGAGTTACGGTCGAAAGGAATTATATCTCTGAAGCGACTATGAGATGTATTCCGGAGGATTTGGTACGACTTTGGACGCAGATTGTGGATAACGCGTACCAAGCGATGTCAGGAGAAGGGAAACTTAAAGTAAGTATCTATGATGCGGAATCCAAAATTATCTGCGAAGTGGAAGACAGCGGTTCCGGTATTCCCAAAAATATCAGAGAACAAGTGGGAGAAGTTTTATCTTCCGGAAAATCGGAAGGAGAAGGCGCAGGCATCGGGCTTGCGGTTGCCGCTTCCATTTCTAAAAAATACGGAGGCAGTTGGAATTGGGAAAGTGAACCAGGCTGCACCATCTTTCGCTTTTCCTTTCCCAAAACAGAATAG
- a CDS encoding EAL domain-containing protein, which translates to MKTQENGSSDESPKRSVILCVDDELIILRGLKEQLRSAFGKSYQIEAADSAELALQIVEECNQLGIHIPVILSDQVMPGIRGDEFLIRIQETNPNTRKIMLTGQASAESVGNALNKANLYRYLSKPWDSNDLLMTVKEAVRSYESDISLFELNKKLEEALLYNRDSGLPNLESLRRRLDIAAEDTEDSLLALIRIESTSLTTRDFGVSLYKDLMKKFLDSMKSILGSYGEIFHVYEDEVAILSKVSEEEFLPHLIAFRILLRSDYFTASGISFRINATIATANGKKDLYYKARLALVKASQEPEFDSESGIYSYSEKMDDQDLYKINMDLGKRLNQAIHSGNVVPYFQGIMDNHTGKVEKFECLARIVEDGKVYAPASFLYLAKSTGLLRRISPILFEKALRKFSDSPYSFSINLSETELESPSFPKWAASRMEHYGINPSRVTFEILETASFHGNPERLKVIAGLKELGAKIAIDDFGVEHSNFSRLLEIQPDFIKIDGKFIQSLERNRTAFILTSAITELAHRIGAKVIAEFVSTPEELKVVRSLGIEYSQGYLIMQPSPDITPVSIKIIE; encoded by the coding sequence GTGAAAACCCAAGAAAATGGATCATCAGACGAATCGCCTAAAAGATCGGTAATTTTATGCGTCGACGACGAGCTGATCATACTGAGAGGACTTAAAGAACAGCTTAGATCCGCTTTCGGAAAAAGTTACCAAATTGAGGCAGCAGATAGCGCCGAGCTTGCCCTCCAGATCGTAGAAGAATGTAATCAGTTAGGGATCCATATACCTGTGATATTAAGTGATCAGGTCATGCCGGGGATCAGAGGAGATGAGTTCTTAATTCGCATCCAGGAAACGAATCCTAATACCAGAAAGATCATGCTCACAGGACAGGCGAGTGCTGAATCGGTGGGAAATGCGCTTAACAAAGCAAACTTATACAGGTATCTTTCTAAACCTTGGGACTCAAACGATCTACTCATGACCGTAAAAGAAGCGGTCCGTTCTTATGAATCTGATATTTCCCTTTTTGAACTGAATAAAAAATTAGAAGAAGCACTACTTTATAATCGGGATTCTGGACTTCCCAATCTAGAATCCTTAAGAAGAAGATTGGATATCGCAGCCGAAGATACGGAAGATTCTCTTCTTGCATTGATAAGGATCGAATCCACTTCCTTGACCACAAGGGACTTTGGAGTTTCCTTATATAAGGATTTAATGAAGAAGTTCCTGGATTCGATGAAATCCATTCTGGGAAGTTACGGAGAAATTTTTCATGTATATGAGGACGAGGTGGCAATCCTCTCTAAGGTGTCGGAAGAGGAGTTCTTACCTCATCTGATAGCCTTTAGGATACTTCTCCGCTCCGATTATTTTACGGCTTCCGGAATTTCTTTCCGGATCAATGCAACCATCGCTACAGCTAACGGAAAAAAAGATCTGTATTATAAAGCAAGACTCGCACTTGTTAAAGCAAGCCAAGAGCCTGAATTCGATTCCGAGTCGGGGATCTATTCCTACTCTGAGAAGATGGATGACCAAGATCTATATAAGATCAATATGGATCTGGGAAAAAGACTGAACCAGGCGATCCATTCCGGCAATGTAGTGCCTTATTTTCAAGGGATCATGGACAATCACACAGGTAAGGTAGAAAAATTCGAATGCCTTGCTCGGATTGTAGAAGACGGTAAAGTTTACGCTCCTGCGAGCTTTTTGTATCTGGCAAAATCCACAGGGCTTTTGAGAAGGATCAGTCCCATTCTTTTCGAGAAAGCGCTTCGAAAATTTTCGGATTCTCCTTATTCATTCTCGATCAATCTTTCCGAGACAGAGTTAGAAAGTCCGAGTTTTCCGAAATGGGCAGCTTCTCGAATGGAACATTACGGGATCAATCCATCCAGAGTGACTTTTGAAATTTTAGAAACCGCAAGTTTTCACGGAAATCCGGAAAGATTGAAAGTGATCGCAGGACTAAAAGAGTTGGGAGCGAAAATTGCTATCGACGATTTCGGAGTGGAGCATTCGAATTTTTCCAGATTGTTGGAGATCCAACCTGACTTCATCAAGATAGACGGAAAATTTATCCAGTCATTGGAAAGAAATCGGACCGCATTCATCTTAACTTCCGCAATCACAGAACTTGCTCATAGGATCGGAGCGAAAGTAATCGCTGAATTCGTTTCAACTCCGGAGGAACTGAAGGTTGTACGTTCTCTAGGCATAGAATATTCGCAAGGATACCTGATTATGCAGCCTTCGCCCGACATAACCCCGGTCTCGATAAAAATTATTGAGTAG